GGAACTGGTTATCTACAGGTGACCGTATGAGATCATGGGGGAAAACTCAGGGTTGTATGTTTTGCGGTGAGCCAGACGAGACTCGGGATCGTCTATACTTTGCCTGCCCTTACTCCTTCACAGTTTGGCTGAGAGTGGGAGGAGGACTGCTTGCAGATCAAGCCTCTCCTGACTGGATTGACACGCTTAACTTCTTGCACCTGGGAGGCCGCAACCTGATGGATCAGATACTCTTGTGTATGATGTTCCAAactacggtttactacctctgGCAAGAGCGAAATACCAGGAGACATGAAGGACCTTGGATCCCACATGAGCAGACTTGAAGACTCATTATCAAATCAGTGAAAAACTGAATATTCTCCTTGGGATACAGATTTCAACATAAGTTAACATGTCTCTTGCGCAAATGGATTGaagttaattaattatttattctcTTTGGGTGAGTTTGTAGTTTATGCTTTTCATGCCTCAAGGTTCTACATTACACAAttcatatttgtaaatataccttttgttgatcaataaatttcaaattttgatgaaaaaaaatcttgaacGAAA
This genomic interval from Brassica napus cultivar Da-Ae chromosome A6, Da-Ae, whole genome shotgun sequence contains the following:
- the LOC106350104 gene encoding uncharacterized protein LOC106350104, which gives rise to MSFGDRVVRMSDSSRRCEMQSWHYLLIQPLVTKTKFSSAIHSESDRMRSWGKTQGCMFCGEPDETRDRLYFACPYSFTVWLRVGGGLLADQASPDWIDTLNFLHLGGRNLMDQILLCMMFQTTVYYLWQERNTRRHEGPWIPHEQT